Proteins from a genomic interval of Clostridium sp. 'deep sea':
- a CDS encoding ornithine cyclodeaminase family protein, translated as MSRKVEFLYLQQEDCVKAGGYDMSGTLKATERSFFLHGKEDFIQPGKPVIRWGGPETEETIGRIMSMPSYLGGNQYVNELTKRGLIGPVNTSGIKYIPSKPHNPKKYNLPRANAIIIIVDPHTLMPACIMDGTLVSAMRTGAASGVAAKYLANPDSKVLGLIGASVQGITQTLAIAEAVPSLEMCKVYDLSRKTSEEFVERMAKQTKLKFQIVDNAESAVRDSDIVSTATMAKEPYIKSEWYKKGVLHCEISFWDTPPEALKVMDFVVVDDWYQVSHHGVDVSYRAVKAGFISEDKIRGNLGDIIVGNKLGREHKDQRIFFNPIGMGIHDLSEAHRVYQNALKMGIGKRLALWENPILG; from the coding sequence ATGAGTAGGAAAGTAGAGTTTTTGTATTTACAGCAAGAAGACTGTGTTAAAGCTGGCGGTTATGATATGAGTGGTACCCTAAAGGCTACCGAAAGGTCTTTCTTTTTACATGGTAAAGAAGACTTTATTCAGCCCGGTAAACCAGTAATTCGCTGGGGAGGACCAGAAACTGAAGAAACTATAGGGCGAATTATGTCTATGCCTTCGTATTTGGGTGGTAATCAATATGTAAATGAATTAACAAAAAGAGGTTTAATTGGTCCAGTTAACACATCTGGTATTAAGTATATTCCTAGTAAACCCCATAACCCTAAAAAATATAATTTACCAAGGGCAAATGCTATCATTATTATAGTTGACCCACATACTCTAATGCCTGCTTGTATTATGGATGGTACTTTAGTAAGTGCTATGCGTACAGGTGCTGCTTCTGGGGTTGCCGCCAAGTATTTAGCCAACCCTGATTCAAAGGTTTTAGGGCTTATTGGTGCGAGTGTGCAAGGCATAACTCAAACACTAGCTATTGCTGAAGCTGTTCCATCACTAGAGATGTGTAAGGTATATGATTTAAGCCGTAAAACAAGTGAAGAATTTGTTGAAAGAATGGCTAAACAAACAAAGTTAAAATTTCAAATTGTTGATAATGCGGAATCAGCTGTTCGAGATAGTGATATTGTGAGTACTGCTACTATGGCAAAGGAACCTTATATTAAATCTGAGTGGTACAAAAAAGGTGTACTACATTGTGAGATTTCTTTCTGGGATACTCCTCCTGAGGCTTTAAAAGTTATGGATTTTGTAGTGGTAGATGATTGGTATCAAGTTAGTCATCACGGTGTAGATGTTAGTTATCGGGCAGTAAAAGCTGGTTTTATAAGCGAAGACAAAATTAGGGGTAATTTAGGAGATATTATAGTTGGTAATAAGCTAGGGAGAGAACATAAAGACCAACGAATTTTCTTTAATCCAATTGGTATGGGTATTCACGACTTAAGTGAGGCCCACCGTGTTTACCAAAATGCTTTAAAAATGGGGATTGGTAAAAGACTTGCTTTATGGGAAAACCCAATCTTAGGATAA
- a CDS encoding pyroglutamyl-peptidase I translates to MKILLTGYEPFGGESINPSWEAVKQFKGRIVNGAEIAVEEMPVVWNEIDEAYLKAINKHQPDVMICVGQAGGRNAIAIERVAVNRANGKDNKDVEKNEAVVKEDGADAYLSTLPISEMSKAVCEAGIPCYISNTAGLYLCNYIFYSVRHYAEKNNVDLKSVFIHIPYIPEQIAVKARPAKFPSMDLGLVVKALEQMLEVITK, encoded by the coding sequence ATGAAGATTTTACTAACAGGATATGAACCATTTGGTGGAGAATCAATTAATCCTTCTTGGGAGGCTGTTAAACAGTTTAAAGGAAGAATAGTAAACGGTGCTGAAATAGCTGTAGAGGAAATGCCAGTTGTTTGGAATGAAATTGATGAAGCCTATTTAAAGGCAATAAATAAACATCAACCAGACGTAATGATATGCGTAGGGCAAGCAGGTGGTAGAAATGCTATTGCTATAGAAAGAGTTGCTGTAAATAGAGCTAATGGTAAAGATAATAAAGATGTAGAAAAAAACGAAGCAGTGGTAAAAGAAGATGGAGCAGATGCATATTTAAGTACCTTACCGATTTCAGAAATGAGCAAAGCTGTGTGCGAAGCTGGTATTCCTTGTTATATTTCTAATACAGCTGGTTTATATTTATGTAACTATATTTTTTACTCAGTTAGACATTATGCAGAAAAAAACAATGTAGATTTAAAATCTGTTTTTATTCATATACCATATATTCCCGAGCAGATTGCGGTGAAAGCACGCCCTGCGAAATTCCCAAGTATGGATTTAGGTTTAGTGGTTAAAGCTCTAGAGCAAATGTTAGAGGTAATAACAAAATAA
- a CDS encoding Zn-dependent hydrolase, with protein MQLIDYNTIGEMLQELAKFGRTPEGGVTRYSFTQNDMKARELVIKWMKECDMSVRVDEAGNIIGRLGDYNKPAVALGSHIDSVPNGGIYDGPLGVTTAIAIAKKLKEQNIKPVNPLEIIVFSDEEGARFGGGLFGSKVMTGILEEDALFRVDENGISAFQALQDFGLDPSKLANAHRSSSEFKAYIEVHIEQAHVLEESNLGVGIVKGIAGPVHFLAEFTGKADHAGATPMTMRKDALLAACEVALTTESIAKRAGETTVATVGKLEVSPGATNVIPGKVVMSFDVRDINLTNREWAVMEIKQEIARVAEKRDLDYEITELSAVAPVLLSEQLVDICEITACEHGIEALTMISGAAHDAMNMTKLTDVVMLFVKSVAGLSHCPQEYSYPDDIKEAANLLYFVVKKLIEQ; from the coding sequence GTGCAACTTATTGACTATAATACCATTGGTGAGATGTTACAAGAATTAGCTAAATTTGGTAGAACCCCAGAGGGGGGTGTTACAAGATACTCGTTTACGCAAAACGATATGAAGGCACGTGAGTTGGTAATAAAGTGGATGAAAGAATGTGATATGTCAGTAAGGGTTGATGAAGCAGGCAATATAATTGGTAGATTAGGTGATTATAATAAACCAGCTGTTGCTTTAGGATCTCATATTGACTCTGTACCCAACGGGGGTATTTATGATGGGCCGTTAGGTGTAACTACAGCTATTGCAATAGCAAAAAAACTTAAAGAGCAAAACATTAAACCAGTTAACCCTCTTGAGATAATTGTATTTAGCGATGAAGAAGGGGCTAGATTTGGTGGTGGTTTATTTGGTAGCAAGGTAATGACAGGTATTTTAGAAGAAGATGCTTTGTTTCGAGTAGATGAAAATGGAATATCTGCCTTTCAAGCCTTACAAGATTTTGGTCTTGATCCAAGTAAATTAGCCAATGCTCATAGAAGTAGTTCTGAATTTAAGGCCTATATTGAGGTTCATATTGAGCAAGCCCATGTGCTTGAAGAATCTAACTTAGGCGTAGGAATAGTTAAAGGTATTGCTGGTCCAGTACATTTTTTGGCTGAGTTTACAGGTAAAGCTGACCATGCTGGAGCGACCCCTATGACAATGAGAAAAGATGCATTATTAGCTGCCTGTGAGGTAGCTTTAACTACCGAGTCTATTGCTAAGCGCGCTGGTGAAACAACTGTAGCTACTGTGGGTAAATTAGAAGTGAGCCCTGGCGCTACCAATGTTATACCCGGAAAAGTTGTAATGAGCTTTGATGTAAGAGATATTAATCTTACAAATAGAGAATGGGCTGTTATGGAGATTAAGCAAGAAATAGCGAGGGTTGCAGAAAAGAGAGATTTAGACTATGAGATAACAGAACTATCTGCTGTAGCACCTGTTTTATTAAGCGAGCAATTAGTTGATATTTGCGAAATAACAGCTTGTGAGCATGGTATTGAAGCTCTAACAATGATTAGTGGAGCTGCCCATGACGCTATGAACATGACTAAGCTAACAGATGTAGTAATGCTGTTTGTTAAAAGTGTAGCTGGCTTGAGCCACTGCCCACAGGAATACTCTTACCCCGATGACATAAAAGAAGCAGCCAATCTTTTATACTTTGTAGTAAAAAAATTAATTGAGCAATAA
- a CDS encoding methyltransferase, which translates to MKNNDYVKYKLSNGDTLNFVSKQSLFSPRNIDKGTLAMLQNITVSSEDKVLDLGCGYGFVGIYLVKEFGVNNITMCDIDENAVLYSKQNIEINDVDIKNIIVSDGFSNIKDNDFTLILSNPPYHTDFKIAKGFIENGHKSLVIGGKMVMVVKRLLWYKNKLAAVFGGVKVIAETDGYYILIAEKRSQKRPPKKEKKIKQKHLKRLEKSKKRKRKNR; encoded by the coding sequence ATGAAAAATAACGATTATGTAAAATATAAATTAAGTAATGGTGATACTCTAAACTTTGTAAGTAAACAGAGTCTGTTTTCGCCAAGGAATATTGATAAAGGTACCTTGGCAATGTTACAAAACATAACTGTTAGCTCGGAAGATAAGGTTTTAGATTTGGGTTGTGGTTACGGCTTTGTTGGAATATATTTAGTTAAAGAGTTTGGTGTTAATAATATTACTATGTGTGATATTGATGAAAATGCAGTATTATATAGTAAACAAAACATAGAAATAAATGACGTAGATATTAAAAATATTATAGTATCTGATGGCTTCAGTAACATTAAAGATAATGATTTTACATTAATACTCTCTAATCCTCCTTATCATACAGATTTTAAAATAGCCAAAGGTTTTATTGAAAATGGCCATAAATCGTTAGTTATAGGTGGCAAAATGGTAATGGTGGTAAAGAGGTTATTATGGTACAAAAATAAGTTAGCCGCAGTTTTTGGTGGAGTTAAAGTAATAGCAGAAACAGATGGATATTATATACTAATAGCAGAAAAAAGATCACAAAAACGACCACCTAAAAAAGAGAAAAAGATCAAACAAAAGCACTTAAAACGCTTAGAAAAAAGTAAAAAGAGAAAAAGAAAAAATAGGTAA
- a CDS encoding CvpA family protein has translation MNNLDYIFIGLIAILALWGFLKGFLASVIGLGGYVAAFYGARIWGETVGTWFKNTGMINSLQNTINSNLASIGVNGMDPEATSTVLNDPKIGSVIVNNPIYKALFDSQAVTTNASNGVTTLLINIVCTCLGYILVFLAIKIAVGLIGSLVSAALKTSQTMSFADRLLGFILGSAMGVALSIAIITFIIPIVMSYSTKVADLVHNSVLSAILLRIANLII, from the coding sequence TTGAACAATTTAGATTATATATTTATTGGCTTAATAGCTATATTAGCACTGTGGGGTTTCTTAAAGGGATTTTTAGCTAGTGTTATTGGTTTAGGTGGATATGTTGCTGCTTTTTATGGGGCAAGAATTTGGGGTGAAACAGTAGGAACTTGGTTTAAAAATACCGGAATGATAAATTCATTACAAAATACAATCAACTCAAACTTAGCAAGTATAGGGGTTAATGGCATGGATCCTGAAGCTACTTCTACTGTGCTTAATGACCCCAAAATTGGTTCAGTTATTGTAAATAATCCAATATATAAAGCCTTGTTTGATAGCCAAGCAGTAACTACAAATGCCAGTAATGGTGTAACAACATTATTAATTAATATAGTCTGTACATGTTTAGGATATATATTGGTGTTTTTAGCAATTAAAATAGCAGTTGGCTTAATAGGCAGTTTAGTTTCCGCAGCCTTAAAAACATCTCAAACTATGAGCTTTGCTGATCGTCTTTTAGGTTTTATTTTAGGCTCAGCTATGGGAGTGGCTTTATCAATAGCAATTATTACATTTATTATTCCTATCGTTATGTCATATAGTACTAAAGTTGCCGATCTTGTTCATAACTCAGTCTTAAGTGCAATACTATTAAGGATAGCTAATTTAATAATATGA
- a CDS encoding manganese efflux pump MntP family protein produces the protein MGIYSTMMLAVGLSMDAMAVSITCGISNPAERLKNAIRASIAFGLFQALMTAIGWFVGSTFSAYIEAVDHYIALILLSFIGINMIKEGIKGDKEPLSLTSNWLLFTLAIATSIDALAAGISLSSLGISIIMPALLIGLFTFSLSFIGVFLGCKLSKISNLSGFVDILGGLILVSLGLKIFVEHVFL, from the coding sequence GTGGGAATTTATTCAACTATGATGTTAGCAGTTGGTTTATCTATGGATGCTATGGCGGTATCTATTACCTGTGGCATCAGCAACCCAGCAGAAAGATTAAAAAATGCCATTAGAGCCAGTATAGCTTTTGGTTTATTTCAAGCCCTTATGACGGCTATTGGCTGGTTTGTTGGCTCTACTTTTAGTGCCTATATTGAGGCTGTAGATCATTATATTGCTTTAATACTCTTATCTTTTATTGGTATTAATATGATAAAAGAGGGCATAAAAGGTGATAAAGAACCATTATCATTAACAAGTAATTGGTTGCTATTTACTCTAGCTATTGCTACAAGTATTGATGCTCTTGCCGCTGGAATTAGCTTATCTTCTTTAGGAATATCAATTATTATGCCAGCACTATTAATAGGATTATTTACTTTTAGCCTTTCTTTTATAGGAGTTTTTTTAGGATGTAAACTAAGTAAAATATCTAATTTAAGTGGATTTGTTGATATTTTAGGTGGTTTAATTTTGGTTTCACTAGGACTAAAGATCTTTGTTGAACACGTATTTTTATAA
- a CDS encoding glycerol-3-phosphate acyltransferase: MLNIFLSTLIGYIFGCFQSSYILGKLFKNIDIREHGVNNAGASNTVIVLGWKFGAIVGLLDILKGFLAVFIAKLLWPDLTIVWFAAGAGAFIGHCYPFFMNFRGGKGTATFIGMTFGISPFIGLICLLSIVITALISDYIFIGTLAILPMFCFLIIFYDYSIFAISITILMISISMYRHRLNFVRLYRGQESHISSFLKK; this comes from the coding sequence ATGCTTAACATTTTTTTATCCACACTAATTGGTTATATATTTGGCTGTTTTCAAAGCTCCTATATATTGGGCAAGTTATTTAAAAATATAGACATTAGAGAACATGGTGTTAATAATGCAGGGGCATCTAACACAGTTATAGTATTAGGATGGAAGTTTGGAGCTATAGTAGGACTACTTGATATCCTTAAAGGATTTTTGGCTGTTTTTATTGCTAAATTATTATGGCCAGACTTAACTATTGTCTGGTTTGCTGCTGGTGCAGGTGCATTTATAGGGCACTGTTATCCTTTCTTTATGAACTTTAGGGGTGGTAAAGGAACCGCTACTTTTATTGGAATGACATTCGGAATAAGCCCCTTTATTGGCCTAATTTGTTTATTATCAATTGTTATAACAGCACTTATCTCTGATTATATTTTTATTGGAACACTTGCTATTCTTCCTATGTTTTGCTTTTTAATAATATTTTATGACTATTCAATTTTTGCTATATCTATTACTATATTAATGATTTCTATTAGCATGTATAGGCATAGATTAAATTTCGTAAGACTATACAGGGGTCAAGAATCTCATATTAGTAGTTTTCTAAAAAAATAA
- a CDS encoding 3D domain-containing protein produces the protein MRFYKVLFLLLFIIIIIFIGLKQNINSPIMASSINNLLSTMQPRSIVINDGDKVSNILTTALTVGDLLREQQISLNDEDIILPSIKQSLNTVKSITILRITKHTYIEKINTPYQEKRIPDDSLYIGEKKEVVGGEEGIIERKVMVTKLNNKPIKEQVFFVTEIKKPINRVINFGTDTTITINNKEYKVLNCLNVKATAYTKYYECTGKTPSHPDFGITASGLPVKIGHIAVDPKIIAMHSKVYIEGQDKVGNQYTGIYTATDTGGAIKGNRIDVYMEDTDEMYIFGVRQMRAFVIEEK, from the coding sequence ATGAGATTTTATAAAGTGCTTTTTTTGTTATTATTTATTATTATAATAATATTTATTGGCCTTAAACAAAATATTAATAGCCCTATTATGGCAAGCTCCATTAATAATTTACTGAGTACTATGCAACCAAGAAGTATAGTAATAAATGATGGTGACAAGGTATCTAATATTCTTACAACAGCATTAACAGTGGGTGATTTATTAAGAGAACAGCAGATTAGTCTTAACGATGAGGATATTATTTTACCCAGTATAAAGCAAAGCCTTAATACGGTTAAAAGTATTACTATACTGCGAATAACTAAACATACATATATTGAGAAAATTAATACACCATATCAAGAAAAGAGAATTCCTGATGATAGCCTCTATATAGGAGAAAAAAAAGAAGTTGTTGGTGGAGAAGAAGGCATAATAGAGAGAAAAGTAATGGTAACAAAACTCAATAATAAACCAATTAAAGAGCAAGTTTTTTTTGTAACAGAAATAAAAAAGCCTATAAATAGGGTGATAAATTTTGGAACTGACACTACTATAACTATTAATAATAAAGAATATAAAGTATTAAATTGTTTAAATGTTAAAGCAACGGCTTACACAAAGTATTATGAATGTACAGGAAAAACACCCAGTCATCCAGACTTTGGTATTACTGCCAGTGGCCTGCCTGTAAAAATTGGTCATATTGCTGTTGATCCTAAGATTATTGCAATGCATAGTAAGGTATATATAGAGGGACAAGATAAAGTTGGCAATCAATATACAGGAATATATACTGCAACAGATACAGGTGGAGCTATTAAAGGAAATAGAATAGATGTTTATATGGAAGATACCGATGAAATGTACATATTTGGAGTAAGGCAAATGAGAGCCTTTGTTATTGAAGAAAAATAG
- the ileS gene encoding isoleucine--tRNA ligase encodes MIFPQLKNESAYQTEQRVADYWDEINLLEKSITERNGAESFVFYEGPPTANGHPGIHHVISRTLKDTVCRYKTMQGYQVKRKAGWDTHGLPVEIEVEKQLKLSSKQDIEKYGLAEFNKKCRESVFSYEELWRKMTREMGYLIDLDDPYITLDNNYIESVWWILNEFHKKGFIYEGHKILPYCPRCGTGLASHEVAQGYKEIKSDTVVAKFKVKDEDAYFLAWTTTPWTLASNVTLAVNADVDYVKVRSEEDNTVYILAKDLASHVIKGDFQVLETFKGKDLEYKEYEQLMPFLKTDKKAFFVTVADYVTTSDGTGIVHTAPAFGQDDYETGRRYNLPVLQPVDNSGKYTATPWQGMFVMDADPEIIKYLRAEGKMYSKQRMEHNYPHCWRCKTPLLYYARKSWYIEITKIQDKLIEANNQIEWYPPYVGEKRFGNWLENLNDWALSRSRYWGTPLNIWRCDCGHFDTIGSRKELVERAIEDIDESIELHRPYVDDIHLTCEKCGKPMTRVSEVIDCWFDSGSMPFAQHHYPFENKDKFFEKLYPADYISEGIDQTRGWFYSLLAISVFLTGKASYKRVLVNDLILDNEGRKMSKSRGNTVDPFQMFEKYGADVLRWYLLYSSVPWLPKRFDEDSVKEVISKYFSTLKNVYKFFALYAESDNINPREFEIKVENRPEIDRWIISKYNNLVKDVNQAMDDYNLTQAVRRLQQFVNEDLSNWFIRRNRRRFWATELTNDKKSVYKTTYEVLVGISQLMAPISPFLAEELYKNLTGEQSVHLSTYPKSNSSLINELTEKRMDLVRDLVKLGRSGRESVKIKVRQPISQVLVDGKYESLIGDMVDLIKEELNVKKVVFTNELSQYMSFSLKPNFRVAGPMLGKNVGAFNKQLNLLNAYEIAMSLENGEEPTIKVADTVVKLNKELIQVNLAAREGFTVSMENNLFIILDTQLSQQLINEGLAREFVSKVQQMRKNNGYDVSDRISIYFKSTAEVATALHEYNEWVKQETLADALQEVNENLEIINLNGYETGIKLAKN; translated from the coding sequence ATGATTTTTCCGCAGTTGAAAAATGAATCTGCTTATCAAACAGAGCAAAGAGTTGCTGATTATTGGGATGAAATTAATTTATTAGAAAAAAGTATTACTGAAAGAAACGGTGCTGAGAGTTTTGTATTTTATGAAGGACCTCCAACAGCTAATGGTCATCCTGGTATCCACCATGTTATCTCAAGAACCCTTAAAGATACTGTTTGTAGATATAAAACTATGCAGGGTTATCAGGTTAAACGTAAAGCCGGCTGGGATACACATGGTTTGCCGGTAGAAATAGAGGTTGAAAAACAGCTTAAGCTAAGTAGCAAACAAGATATAGAAAAATATGGGTTAGCTGAGTTTAATAAAAAGTGTCGAGAATCTGTCTTTAGTTACGAGGAATTATGGCGTAAAATGACACGTGAAATGGGTTATTTAATTGATTTAGATGATCCATATATAACTCTTGATAATAATTATATTGAATCAGTGTGGTGGATTTTAAACGAGTTTCATAAAAAAGGTTTTATTTATGAAGGACATAAAATCTTACCTTATTGCCCTCGTTGCGGTACTGGTTTAGCTAGTCATGAGGTTGCTCAGGGTTATAAAGAAATTAAATCTGATACTGTAGTTGCCAAGTTTAAAGTTAAAGACGAAGATGCTTATTTCTTAGCTTGGACTACTACTCCTTGGACACTCGCTTCTAACGTTACTTTAGCAGTTAATGCTGATGTAGATTATGTTAAGGTACGGTCAGAAGAAGATAACACAGTATATATTTTAGCTAAAGACTTAGCCTCTCATGTGATAAAAGGTGATTTTCAAGTATTAGAGACCTTTAAGGGTAAAGATTTAGAGTATAAAGAATATGAGCAACTTATGCCATTTCTAAAGACCGATAAAAAAGCATTCTTTGTTACAGTCGCAGATTATGTAACTACATCTGATGGAACTGGTATTGTTCATACGGCGCCTGCCTTTGGTCAAGATGACTATGAAACAGGACGTAGATACAACCTACCTGTATTACAGCCTGTAGATAATAGCGGTAAATATACAGCAACACCATGGCAGGGTATGTTTGTTATGGATGCTGACCCAGAGATAATTAAGTATTTGCGTGCTGAAGGTAAAATGTATAGTAAACAGCGAATGGAACATAACTACCCTCATTGCTGGAGATGTAAAACTCCTTTGCTGTATTATGCCCGAAAAAGCTGGTATATTGAGATTACTAAAATTCAGGATAAACTAATTGAAGCCAACAATCAAATTGAATGGTACCCACCCTACGTTGGAGAAAAAAGATTTGGTAACTGGTTAGAGAATTTAAACGACTGGGCTTTATCTCGCAGTAGATATTGGGGAACACCTTTAAACATATGGAGATGTGATTGTGGACATTTTGATACAATAGGTTCACGTAAAGAGTTAGTGGAGAGAGCTATTGAGGATATCGATGAAAGTATAGAGCTACACCGTCCTTATGTCGATGATATTCATTTAACATGTGAAAAGTGTGGCAAACCTATGACCCGTGTTAGCGAAGTAATTGACTGCTGGTTTGATAGCGGTTCAATGCCATTTGCTCAACATCATTATCCATTCGAAAATAAAGATAAGTTTTTCGAAAAATTATATCCAGCTGATTATATAAGTGAAGGAATTGATCAAACTCGAGGCTGGTTTTACTCATTACTAGCAATTTCAGTATTTTTGACAGGTAAAGCGTCTTACAAAAGAGTTTTAGTAAATGATTTAATTCTTGATAATGAAGGACGCAAAATGTCTAAGTCAAGAGGTAATACAGTAGACCCATTTCAAATGTTTGAGAAATACGGTGCAGATGTATTGCGTTGGTATTTACTATATAGTTCTGTTCCTTGGTTGCCAAAGCGTTTTGATGAGGACTCAGTTAAAGAAGTTATCAGTAAATACTTTTCTACCTTAAAAAATGTATATAAATTCTTTGCTCTTTATGCTGAATCAGATAATATTAATCCTAGAGAATTTGAGATTAAGGTCGAAAATCGTCCTGAGATTGATAGATGGATAATCTCTAAATATAATAATTTAGTTAAAGATGTAAATCAAGCAATGGATGATTATAATTTAACTCAGGCGGTTCGCAGACTGCAGCAGTTTGTAAATGAAGATTTATCAAACTGGTTTATTCGTAGGAATAGACGCAGATTTTGGGCAACAGAGCTTACAAATGATAAAAAATCAGTATATAAAACAACATATGAAGTTTTAGTGGGTATTAGTCAGCTTATGGCTCCTATTTCTCCATTTTTAGCTGAAGAGCTATATAAAAATTTAACAGGAGAGCAGTCAGTACACTTAAGTACTTATCCTAAGAGTAACAGTAGTTTAATTAATGAATTAACTGAAAAAAGAATGGATTTAGTTAGAGACTTAGTGAAACTAGGTAGATCTGGTCGTGAATCAGTTAAAATTAAAGTGCGCCAGCCAATTTCACAGGTACTAGTTGATGGAAAGTATGAAAGCCTCATTGGTGATATGGTTGATTTAATTAAAGAAGAACTCAATGTGAAAAAAGTGGTATTTACTAACGAACTTTCACAATACATGAGTTTTAGTTTAAAGCCAAACTTTAGAGTAGCTGGACCTATGTTAGGTAAAAATGTAGGGGCTTTTAATAAACAGTTAAATCTACTAAATGCATATGAAATTGCGATGAGCCTTGAGAATGGTGAAGAACCTACAATTAAAGTTGCGGATACAGTTGTTAAGTTAAATAAGGAACTTATACAAGTCAACTTGGCAGCTCGAGAAGGCTTTACAGTGAGCATGGAAAACAACTTGTTTATAATTTTAGATACACAATTAAGCCAGCAGCTAATAAATGAAGGTTTGGCTAGAGAGTTTGTTTCTAAAGTTCAGCAAATGCGTAAAAATAATGGCTATGATGTAAGTGATAGAATCAGCATTTATTTTAAGTCCACTGCTGAAGTTGCTACAGCATTACATGAATATAATGAGTGGGTTAAACAAGAAACACTTGCTGATGCACTGCAAGAAGTAAATGAAAATTTAGAAATAATAAACCTTAATGGTTATGAAACAGGAATAAAGTTAGCTAAAAATTAA
- a CDS encoding prepilin-type N-terminal cleavage/methylation domain-containing protein, whose translation MKNNKGFTLLEILLFLALLSLIAVIVVPIVHESRKKTTVQQLKNQMITLLLNIHNSLAEKDISNNPLIINGAKFYNSPYYKNDDELVAFLAAKNINMASYFALELKCKEDRGNKFIDITVNYPGYKNNKVSLLNNITLEDVSQGFRRPLNSVQTFNDSTGCIWSYYKHKITSFGNKSIELNQLAVGLRLYDLNVNHTVITELQLQNFLR comes from the coding sequence ATGAAAAATAATAAGGGTTTTACTTTGTTAGAAATACTATTGTTTTTAGCCTTATTATCATTAATTGCTGTAATAGTAGTTCCTATAGTTCATGAGTCTCGTAAAAAAACTACAGTACAACAATTAAAAAATCAAATGATAACTTTACTGCTAAATATTCATAATAGCTTAGCAGAAAAAGATATTAGTAATAATCCGTTAATAATTAATGGAGCAAAGTTTTATAATTCACCATACTATAAAAACGATGATGAGCTAGTAGCTTTTCTTGCTGCTAAAAATATAAACATGGCAAGCTATTTTGCTCTAGAACTAAAATGTAAGGAAGATAGGGGCAATAAATTTATAGACATTACTGTTAACTACCCTGGCTATAAAAATAACAAAGTTAGCTTGCTCAATAATATTACTTTAGAAGATGTGTCCCAAGGATTTAGGAGACCTCTTAATAGTGTTCAAACTTTTAATGATTCAACTGGATGTATTTGGTCGTATTATAAACACAAAATAACTAGTTTTGGTAATAAAAGTATAGAATTAAATCAATTAGCTGTAGGTTTAAGATTGTATGACTTAAATGTTAATCATACAGTTATTACAGAGTTACAACTGCAAAATTTTTTAAGATAA